AGCAAAGATGGATTTCCAGTATTAAGAGTTGCACTTGGTATACCTGCTGTCTAATTTCAATTAGTCATATATCCTTCATATTTCAATGATTTAGCATACAGTAATTTGCAGCATCAAAACTAGCTAGTGTATAACAGCAGTAATTGATGTTGATGCAGGTCTTAGTTTGGGATTATTGTCTGCATTTGTTTGCGGGTTATTCTTATACTTATGCATAAGGAAACAAAAGTTGCTTAAACTCAAAGAACAATTCTTTCAACAAAATGGTGGATTACTGTTAAGGCAACAATTACCTTCACGTGATGGCGTTGTAGACTCCACGAAGATCTTTACACAAGCTGAATTAAAAGTGGCAACTAACAATTTCCATTCCAGTCAAGTGCTAGGAGAAGGAGGCTTTGGTACAGTTTACAAGGGAACTTTATCTGATAATCGCGTTGTTGCTATTAAGAAGTCGAAACAGATTGATAAAAGTCAAATTGAACAATTCATAAATGAGGTTCTTATTTTAACTCAGATTAACCATCGAAATGTAGTCAAACTCTTAGGTTGTTGTTTAGAAACCGAAGTTCCGTTGCTTGTTTATGAGTTTGTATCTAATGGTACCCTTTCCCAACATATCCATCAAAACGGTGCTTTTGAGATGTCTTGGGAAAATCGTTTAAGGATTGCTACAGAAATCGCAAGTGCAATAGCATACTTACATTCTGCAGCATCTATACCAATCATTCATAGAGATATAAAGTCTGCAAATATATTACTGGATGAAAATTACATTGCTAAGGTTGCAGACTTTGGAGCATCAAGATTAATTCCTTTGGATCAGACTCGTGTCAACACTGCGGTTCAAGGCACATTCGGGTATCTGGATCCAGAGTACTTCCATTCGGGCGAACTAACTGATAAGAGTGATGTGTATAGTTTTGGTGTAATGCTGGTAGAACTCTTAACAGGACTAAAACCAGTTAGTATGGAGAGACCAGAAGAACAAAGAAGCCTTACAGGCTATTTTCTTTCTCTGACCGAAAAAAATGAAGAGTTCAAGATCATTGATGCTCCAGCGGACGAGGGACATCTGCAACAAGTCCTTGCAGTCATTGTAATTGCTAAGAAATGCCTCGAGTGGAAGGGGGAAGAAAGGCCACCAATGAAACAAATTGCAGCAGACTTACAAGTTCTTTTGAAGTTCAATTCAGTTGGATGGGATTGTCAACCTCTGTCCCACGAAGAAACAACTGATTTCCCATCTGAGATGAATAACCTTTACAGTAAAATTCCATCGAATTTGTTCGACCATTCCAGCAATTACACTTCAGAGACAAATGTTGACCTCTCTATGATGATTCCTCGATGAAATTGCATACAGGCCAACTTAATTTTTGCAGGAGTAAGAATTCAATGTATTTTCCAAATATGTGTGAAGGTTTTGTTTTGATTAAGAGTTGTGCAAATACAAAtcatttcattttaattttgCTTTATTACGCGATTTTATTGATTAAAACTCAAAGAATACTTATCAAGAAGTTAATTTTGGCATATAACCAACTAGCTAATGAACCAAGGCACATTATCCTTTTCAAAATCAAAGAAACAGCCGACTCAACTGCCCAGACCACAGCAATCGCTTCAGCAATATAATTTAAAGCAACACCAATGCCACCAGAAACTGTACCAAGCACCTGACAATTGTAGTCTCTTGAAATATTTCCATAACCTGCGCAACCAGGATTTCCAAGTGCATCATCACAACAAAACAGCATATAACCCTCACAGTCTAACCAGTTAACCACCTTCATAAACCAGTTAGATAATCCTTCTCTTGAAACCAACAACACAAATTTTTACATTGCCAAACAAAACTCTGTTCTTTTGAAACCAGAGCTCTCTCGATTGCCAATAATCTGATTTTATTCCATAAGCTCCAGAAAAATGAAACTTCAATGTGCAAACAGTAAACTTTCTACTAAAAGAACAAAATCGTGATGATCTAAGCCTGCTGAAAGTAATAGTAAATTTGCTACAAAGAGAAGCTAATAACCTCAGTAGCGAAGAAATGTACGGTATTTATCTTGTAATCCGGAGTTGGGGTAACATAATAAGTAAATGGAACAATACTCAGACCAACTTCACAAAAATCAAGCGAACAACTAAAATTTTGACAAAATTCAATGAAAATGAGAAAAATAAGACTTACAAGTcattaggctaacccctatgggctatattgaactgctagattggccaaaaagtgttgcaaatcatgaaaaaagtgtgggaatTTTTTTTACGCTgctagttgatagttctctctcctaacaactgctcgcagttcaactatcagcgagattgaaatgcTGAACCGTTCAAAAAGTGGTCtaaacgctgaaccattcagtgctgcgagaaaattttctgatctaacagctgagatttaaagcgctgaaccgtTCGGCGCTCAGTGTCAAACGGTTCAGCGTTATATGGTGGTCccgctgctaatctagctgctagattagccatcccataggacttaggaggttgaccatgctgacgtggatggtcaatctaacagctagatatctaacccataggactaagccttaTGGCAACGAGATAACCATACCATTGTTGGAACTTTATGCTAATATCAGCAAATTTTTCAGCCATCTTGAAAATAAATGTTGAAACAAAATCTGAGAATGAGGTGACTTCGCATATACTTCAAACTGATTCTACTGGTTTAGACGCAAGAGGTTTCATAAGAAAATTCATCCATCATGTCATCAACATCACAAACACTGTCCTTGAGCTTTTTCAACTAAACTTTGATCTCATAATGTCACTTGCTTTTTCTCAGCCTTGTAATCTTAGGAAGAATTACCTGTGATGTATGCTGAAGCTATTGCATCCCATGTTTTATTGCATCTCTGCACCAAGTAAAAGTCATGATATAATATATTCCATACGTTCACGGAACAATTTGAAAAACATACAAATGGTTTTCATGAtataattggaaaaaaaaaaaggtgtgcTAAGGGCAGCAATCAAAGCAGACAAAGGTAGTTAAAAATCCAATTGCATCCAACACACCACACAACTCGAATGCAACATTGTTTGATACAGGTCCCTCCTGAATAAAGTACATTTTGGTTGCAACTATTTGAATTGTTCACTAGATGAAGTTCTTAATCAACCATTACTAGTTAACCACACTATAAACACTCGCATATGCACAACAATATGAACTTTTAAGAAACCCTTGATGTAACATCCAAGACTTTAGTCAGAGACATTCCTTCACACTTGAACAAATTAATTTTGGAAAGTCATTAATAAAACTCGACAAATCTCACCTTAACAACATGTTGTCATGTTTGTTTCTAAACCTAGATGTCAATAAACAAATACTTCAACCCAAAGATCAGTTAACTTATTCATTCTGTGGATGCAAGACATTGGCACAGTACTGACCAGGTGCACAACACTGACCAACACGAGTAATTTTTCCAGTAAAGAGAGTGAATTTTTTGGTACTTACATGAATTCCCTTTTCTTACACTTCTGCACCATAGATTTCAGGAACCACTTTCCAAGTTG
This is a stretch of genomic DNA from Papaver somniferum cultivar HN1 chromosome 1, ASM357369v1, whole genome shotgun sequence. It encodes these proteins:
- the LOC113318568 gene encoding wall-associated receptor kinase 2-like, which translates into the protein MFLPSVFFILLQIMILLSSSSSATIEQGKPGCLTKCGNITIPYPFGDYGQYCSFVEDDAGKLYYVYCNTSFSPPKAFLGMNGDEIEVLSISDTEFRVKNTAIAAKCYDDQTGKLVVDNPFYNLDLGATPFTISYTKNMYAGVGCNIRAAFSQTSRGCVSKCANKADIVEGSCSGSGCCEANIQKGLNNFNESILTSDNPVQSFSQCNFAFLVETGQYTFQGSDLQLDGRLTKPDMDLPVVLDWAIGGRSCKEAQSISSDIPSDRYACKNNTVCSNAPDNPGYRCACEKGYEGNPYLGCQDINECEDENNNPCYGTCTNTIGAYNCSACPEGTTGDGTSCTTISKDGFPVLRVALGLSLGLLSAFVCGLFLYLCIRKQKLLKLKEQFFQQNGGLLLRQQLPSRDGVVDSTKIFTQAELKVATNNFHSSQVLGEGGFGTVYKGTLSDNRVVAIKKSKQIDKSQIEQFINEVLILTQINHRNVVKLLGCCLETEVPLLVYEFVSNGTLSQHIHQNGAFEMSWENRLRIATEIASAIAYLHSAASIPIIHRDIKSANILLDENYIAKVADFGASRLIPLDQTRVNTAVQGTFGYLDPEYFHSGELTDKSDVYSFGVMLVELLTGLKPVSMERPEEQRSLTGYFLSLTEKNEEFKIIDAPADEGHLQQVLAVIVIAKKCLEWKGEERPPMKQIAADLQVLLKFNSVGWDCQPLSHEETTDFPSEMNNLYSKIPSNLFDHSSNYTSETNVDLSMMIPR